The Gottschalkia purinilytica genome includes a region encoding these proteins:
- a CDS encoding pro-sigmaK processing inhibitor BofA family protein: MAGVELSGIIAFGVGLVLLYLIGWLLVIPIKIIFKLIVNGIIGGIILFVINIVGSVVGISLGINPVTALVTGFLGVPGVILLLILKYLI; the protein is encoded by the coding sequence ATGGCAGGAGTAGAACTTAGCGGAATAATTGCTTTTGGAGTAGGACTTGTTCTTTTATATCTTATAGGTTGGCTATTGGTTATACCAATTAAAATTATATTTAAACTTATTGTTAATGGAATAATAGGAGGTATAATTTTATTTGTAATTAATATTGTTGGTAGCGTAGTAGGAATATCTTTAGGTATAAACCCTGTGACTGCACTTGTAACAGGATTTTTAGGCGTTCCAGGGGTGATTCTATTATTGATATTAAAAT